Proteins co-encoded in one Salvia splendens isolate huo1 chromosome 4, SspV2, whole genome shotgun sequence genomic window:
- the LOC121800643 gene encoding uncharacterized protein LOC121800643 translates to MEATMRNLETQIGQIATASHTRIPNAIPSDTVPNPKGFEQCKAVKLRSGKDLESPIMLDAQNGSNILHAGADKLFGSQTSHAGADEGIEWATTEARECQQEKEESTMSDIHKKNPLSPAMDPKCPFNFPDFIPPPPFPVENKKKGRKIIQEKGLDWMMNIISKVNVDVSLVDLFLHFPKFSKFFKDLIAKKEKIQDDGVVILSAFCSQFVKGKMPAKRRDPGSCVIPCEMGDKEFPKCLLDQGSGISLMALKTARSIGLEARIEPIDIDLQLADHSIVKPKGIIEDVLVKVDRFVLPVDFIVLEMEEDKDMPILFGRPFLATGDVVIETKTNTVMFRVDGENVVIKQEKAGKRLLEPG, encoded by the coding sequence ATGGAAGCTACAATGAGGAACCTCGAGACTCAAATTGGGCAGATTGCTACAGCATCTCACACAAGAATTCCTAATGCTATCCCGAGTGATACGGTGCCCAATCCTAAAGGTTTTGAACAATGCAAGGCAGTTAAGTTAAGAAGTGGAAAGGATCTTGAGTCTCCAATCATGCTAGATGCACAAAATGGCTCGAACATCttgcacgcaggggcggacaaGTTGTTTGGCTCACAAacctcgcacgcaggggcggacgagggGATTGAGTGGGCTACTACCGAAGCTAGGGAATGtcaacaagaaaaagaagagtcAACCATGAGTGATATCCACAAGAAGAATCCACTAAGTCCGGCAATGGACCCGAAGTGTCCATTTAATTTTCCAGATTTTATCCCGCCACCACCTTTCCCAGTCGAGAATAAGAAGAAGggtaggaaaataattcaagagaAAGGACTCGATTGGATGATGAACATTATCAGCAAAGTTAATGTAGATGTGTCCCTGGTGGATTTGTTCCTACACTTTCCTAAATTCTCCAAGTTTTTTAAGGATCTTATTGCGAAAAAGGAGAAGATACAAGACGATGGTGTGGTGATATTGAGCGCATTTTGCTCACAATTTGTGAAGGGAAAGATGCCGGCAAAGAGAAGAGACCCTGGAAGCTGTGTGATCCCATGTGAGATGGGAGATAAGGAGTTCCCAAAGTGCCTACTTGATCAAGGCTCGGGAATATCATTGATGGCTCTGAAAACCGCACGGTCAATCGGTCTAGAAGCGAGGATTGAACCAATCGACATTGACCTACAATTGGCGGATCATTCAATTGTGAAACCAAAAGGTATCATCGAGGATGTCTTGGTGAAGGTTGATAGATTTGTACTCCCGGTTGACTTCATTGTCCTAGAGATGGAAGAGGACAAGGATATGCCTATCCTATTTGGTAGGCCATTTTTAGCAACCGGTGATGTTGTGATAGAGACCAAGACAAATACGGTCATGTTTCGAGTAGATGGAGAGaatgtggtgatcaagcaagagAAGGCGGGGAAGCGCCTATTGGAGCCTGGATAG
- the LOC121800644 gene encoding uncharacterized protein LOC121800644: MRCGLCQGGHHTDQCPSLQGPPVEDVNYIGNNRQGFNQGNQYNNQQNWRPQQTGWNQAGPSNNSGNQWRNNTQPPGYEKKPTVEDQLGQILSFMTKSQKENENFKERTVEKFGQMDATMRNLETQIGQLATASHTRIPNTIPSNTVPNPRGNEQCKTVVLRSGRELDSTPSMDGQEKKGKQKVEMGSKGQLMTSPALDPKSKFNFPDHIPPPPYPPKRKKRAPKEKSFEWMMNVIRKVNVDVSLVDLFTNFPKFSKFFKDMMANKEKLQDEGIVALSMNCSQLISGMMPMKKNRHH; the protein is encoded by the exons ATGAGATGTGGGTTGTGCCAAGGCGggcatcatactgatcagtgcCCAAGTCTTCAAGGACCACCTGTGGAAGATGTGAACTATATTGGCAACAATCGCCaagggttcaatcagggtaacCAATACAACAATCAGCAAAATTGGAGGCCTCAACAAACGGGATGGAATCAGGCTGGTCCTAGCAACAACTCGGGAAATCAATGGAGGAACAACACTCAACCAccgggttatgagaagaagccaaCCGTCGAGGATCAGTTGGGGCAGATTCTCTCTTTCATGActaagagtcaaaaggagaacgaaaatttcaaggaaaggACGGTGGAAAAGTTTGGGCAAATGGATGCGACAATGAGGAATCTTGAGACTCAAATTGGGCAGCTTGCCACGGCATCACACACGAGGATTCCTAACACTATCCCGAGTAATACTGTACCTAATCCGAGAGGTAATGAACAGTGCAAAACAGTGGTCTTGAGAAGTGGTCGTGAGTTGGATTCGACACCATCAATGGACGgccaag AGAAGAAGGGAAAGCAGAAAGTAGAGATGGGATCAAAGGGACAGCTGATGACAAGTCCGGCATTAGACCCGAAAAGCAAGTTCAACTTCCCTGATCACATTCCTCCTCCACCATATCCaccgaagaggaagaagagagctcCAAAGGAGAAAAGCTTCGAGTGGATGATGAACGTGATTCGAAAAGTGAATGTGGATGTATCGTTGGTGGACCTCTTCACTAATTTCCCCAAGTTCTCCAAATTTTTCAAGGATATGATGGCAAATAAGGAGAAATTGCAAGATGAGGGGATAGTGgctttgagcatgaattgctcaCAACTGATTTCGGGAATGATGCCCATGAAGAaaaaccgtcatcattga
- the LOC121798169 gene encoding argininosuccinate synthase, chloroplastic, giving the protein MASISVDGNVHRKKLNKVVLAYSGGLDTSVIVPWLRENYGCEVVCFTADVGQGVQELEGLEQKAKASGACQLVVKDLQEEFVKDFIFPCLRAGAIYERKYLLGTSMARPVIAKAMVDVAKEVGADAVAHGCTGKGNDQVRFELTFFALNPELTVVVPWREWEITGREDAIEYAKKHNVPVPVTKKSIYSRDRNLWHLSHEGDILEDPANEPKEDMYMMSVDPKEAPNKPEYVKIGIVEGLPVSVNGKELSPASLLTLLNEIGGKHGIGRVDMVENRLVGMKSRGVYETPGGTILFTAAQELESLTLDRETIQTKDFLALKYAELVYAGRWFDPLRDSIDAFMKEVTKTTTGSVTLKLYKGSVTVTGRESPNSLYRQDISSFESGSIYNQADAAGFIRLYGLPMRVRAMLEKGL; this is encoded by the exons ATGGCTTCCATTAGTGTGGATGGAAATGTGCATAGGAAGAAACTGAACAAGGTTGTGCTGGCCTACAGTGGAGGCTTGGATACCTCTGTGATTGTTCCTTGGCTTAG GGAGAACTATGGCTGTGAGGTTGTTTGCTTCACTGCAGATGTTGGCCAA GGGGTGCAAGAATTGGAAGGTTTGGAACAGAAGGCCAAGGCTAGCGGCGCGTGTCAACTAGTGGTGAAGGATCTCCAGGAAGAATTCGTCAAAGATTTTATCTTTCCATGCTTGCGGGCTGGTGCTATCTATGAGAGGAAGTACTTGCTTGGGACTTCAATGGCTCGTCCAGTTATTGCTAAG GCAATGGTGGATGTTGCCAAAGAGGTAGGAGCTGATGCTGTTGCTCATGGATGTACAGGGAAAGGAAATGATCAG GTTCGCTTTGAGCTCACTTTCTTTGCTCTGAATCCTGAGCTCACTGTTGTTGTTCCTTGGAGGGAATGGGAAATTACTGGAAGAGAAGATGCAATTGAATATGCTAAAAAGCATAATGTGCCTGTTCCTGTCACTAAGAAATCAATCTACAGCAGAGATAGGAATCTCTGGCATCTCAGTCATGAA GGAGACATTTTGGAGGACCCAGCAAATGAGCCAAAGGAGGACATGTACATGATGTCTGTTGACCCGAAAGAGGCACCCAACAAACCAGA ATATGTGAAGATCGGTATAGTTGAGGGTCTCCCAGTCTCTGTAAATGGAAAGGAGCTCTCTCCTGCTTCTCTACTCACATTGCTGAATGAGATTGGTGGGAAGCATGGGATTGGCCGTGTGGATATGGTTGAGAACCGCCTCGTTGGGATGAAGAGCCGTGGTGTGTATGAAACTCCAGGCGGGACTATCCTCTTCACTGCAGCACAGGAACTCGAGTCTCTAACACTTGACCGTGAGACCATCCAAACCAAGGACTTCCTCGCGTTGAAGTATGCTGAGTTGGTATATGCTGGCCGGTGGTTTGATCCGCTCCGTGACTCCATAGATGCGTTCATGAAGGAAGTCACGAAGACAACTACTGGATCCGTGACTCTGAAACTCTACAAAGGATCTGTTACAGTGACAGGCAGAGAAAGTCCCAACAGTCTCTACAGGCAAGACATCTCCTCATTCGAGAGCGGGAGCATCTACAATCAAGCAGATGCCGCTGGTTTTATCCGCCTCTACGGATTGCCTATGCGTGTCCGTGCTATGCTCGAGAAAGGTCTCTGA